GCTTTCGACCACGAGCTTGACGGCTGGATGAACAGCGCCATGCTGCGCAATACGGCGGGCGTCTGCGCCGCGCCGCTGCCGCCCTCGGCCGCCGCCCGCGCGGTCGAGCAGGCCTGGCCCGGCGCCGCGGTCGCCGCCATCACCCTGCCCCAGGCGCCGGCCGACAGCTACCGGGTGCAATTCAAGCACGCATCGACCGCCGACAACGAAGCCGGCGTGGACGCCTGCTCCGGCCAGTTGCTGGCCAGCCGCGACCGCGACGCGGTCACGCTGGACCGCGCCCACCTGATGCCGCTGCTGTTGCGTTGGCACATGACCCTGCTGCAAGGCAAGACCGGCCGCGAAGTGCTGGGCTGGCTCGCGGTGGCCTGGGTGGCGCTGCTGCTGGCCGGCATCTACCTGGCCTGGCCGCGGCCGGGCCACTGGCGCCGTTCGGTCACGGTGACGCGCGGCGTCGGCGCCTTCCGCACCAGCTACGAACTGCACCGCGCCGCGGGACTGGTCTCGGCGCTGTTCCTGCTGGTGGTGGCCGGCAGCGGCTTCTTCATGGGGTTGCCGCAGCTGGGCCGGCAACTGGTCGCCAGCGTCGCGACCCTGCCGGCCGACGCGCGAGGTGCGACGCAGGCGCCGCTGGCCGCGGGCGAAACGGAAATCGGTTGGGATGGCGCCGCCGCCCGGGCACGCGCGCTGGCGCCGGCGGATGCGACGCTGGTGATGCTGCGCCGCGACCCGGCGCACGGCGTCTACCAGGCACGCGTGCGCCGCGCCGACGACTGGCAGCCGGTCGGCACCTTGCGCATGTTCCTCGCGATGCGCGGCGGCGATCTGCTGTCGTGCGCCGATCCGATATCGGGCACCGCCGCCCAGCGTTTCCTGGCGGTGATGTTCCCGCTGCATTCCGGCAGCCTCTATGGCCTGCCGACCCGCATCCTGACGGCCGTCCTCGGCCTGCTACCCCTGCTGTTCTTCGTCACCGGACTGGTCATCTGGATCAGCCGCCGCCGGCTGCAGCACCGCGGCAGGCAGGCGGCGCAAGCGCGCGCCCGCGCGGCGCGGCAACAGGCCTGAACCGCCGCCGGGCGGCGTTCGGGCCTGGCCCCGTGTGCGCGCCGGGCCGCCTTCGCGCCGGCCCGGCGCGGCCTCGCGCTATATGCGCCCTGTCAGCAGCAGCACGATCAGCACGATGAGCACGATGCCCAGCAGGCCGCTGGGGTAATAGCCCCACCCCCGGCTATGCGGCCAGGCGGGCACCGCGCCGATCAGCAGCAGGATCAGGATGATCAACAGAATGGTAGACATGATGGCTCCGTTTGTTCTTGGTTGATGCGCGGGCGAGCGCGCAATCAGTGGATCGTCCGGCGGGTTTTCTCCGGATGGGGCGGATCGAGCGGTGGCAGATCCACTTCGGGTTCATCGGTGTCGGGATCCACCGGCAAATCTCCCGGCGGCGACCCGGGCGGGATCGGCTCCGGCTTGGGCGGAACGTGCAGTTGCTGAACGTAAGGCATGACGTGCTCCTCTGAAGATGCTGCTTGGGGCGCGGCCGGAAGATCCCGGCTCGCGCCTTGCCCCGCCACGCTGGCGCTCACTGGCGCGCCAGCGCGAAAACGCGCGACAGTTCCCGGTTGAACGCGGGAATGTCATCCGGCTTGCGGCTGCTGATCCAGCGGCCGTCCACCACCACTTCCTCGTCGACCCACTGCGCGCCGGCATTGCGCAGGTCATCGGCCAATGACGGCCAGCTGGTCAGCTTGCGTTCCTTGACCAGCCCCGCCGAAATCAATAACCAGGCGCCATGGCAGATCACCGCCACCGGCTTGCCCGCTTCATGCATGGCTCGCACGAAGGCGCGCGCCTCCGGATGCAGGCGGATCTCATCGGCGTTGACCACGCCGCC
The window above is part of the Achromobacter deleyi genome. Proteins encoded here:
- a CDS encoding PepSY-associated TM helix domain-containing protein, whose protein sequence is MKAKLRKSLRSAVSFLHRWTGMILGSVLVLAGLSGSLLAFDHELDGWMNSAMLRNTAGVCAAPLPPSAAARAVEQAWPGAAVAAITLPQAPADSYRVQFKHASTADNEAGVDACSGQLLASRDRDAVTLDRAHLMPLLLRWHMTLLQGKTGREVLGWLAVAWVALLLAGIYLAWPRPGHWRRSVTVTRGVGAFRTSYELHRAAGLVSALFLLVVAGSGFFMGLPQLGRQLVASVATLPADARGATQAPLAAGETEIGWDGAAARARALAPADATLVMLRRDPAHGVYQARVRRADDWQPVGTLRMFLAMRGGDLLSCADPISGTAAQRFLAVMFPLHSGSLYGLPTRILTAVLGLLPLLFFVTGLVIWISRRRLQHRGRQAAQARARAARQQA
- a CDS encoding DUF3309 family protein — translated: MSTILLIILILLLIGAVPAWPHSRGWGYYPSGLLGIVLIVLIVLLLTGRI
- a CDS encoding type 1 glutamine amidotransferase domain-containing protein, coding for MSKTLQDFNVAILVVDGFEEVELTDPRDALQQQGARTVVVSARRGPVQGMRHHDKGETVEADLMFAEAQAARFDAVLLPGGVVNADEIRLHPEARAFVRAMHEAGKPVAVICHGAWLLISAGLVKERKLTSWPSLADDLRNAGAQWVDEEVVVDGRWISSRKPDDIPAFNRELSRVFALARQ